In the genome of Kwoniella shivajii chromosome 5, complete sequence, one region contains:
- a CDS encoding histone H3, whose translation MARTKQTARKSTGGKAPRKQLATKAARKQTSTSAAGGVKKPHRYRPGTVALREIRRYQKSTELLIRKLPFQRLVREIAQDFKTDLRFQSSAVLALQEASEAYLVSLFEDTNLAAIHAKRVTIQPKDLQLARRLRGERS comes from the exons ATGGCCCGAACTAAGCAAACCGCTAGAAAATCCACCGGTGGTAAAGCTCCCCGAAAGCAAC TCGCTACCAAAGCTGCCCGAAAGCAAACTTCCACTTCTGCCGCTGGTGGTGTTAAGAAGCCTCACAGATACAGGCCCGGTACCGTCGCTCTTCGAGAAATCCGAAGATAccaaaa ATCTACCGAACTCCTCATCCGAAAACTTCCTTTCCAAAGATTGGTCAGAGAAATCGCTCAAGATTTCAAGACTGATTTGAGATTCCAATCTTCTGCCGTATTGGCTCTTCAAGAAGCTTCCGAGGCTTACCTCGTCTCTCTCTTTGAAGACACCAACTTGGCCGCCATCCACGCCAAGAGAGTTACCATCCAACCCAAGGATCTTCAACTCGCCCGAAGACTCAGAGGTGAACGATCTTAA
- a CDS encoding histone H2B, which produces MAPKSVASKAPASQASKAPAAASKAPAKAAKTSAPAKEGGKKRSKKRVESYSSYIYKVLKQVHPDTGISNKAMAILNSFVSDIFERIASEASKLASYNHRSTISSREIQTAVRLILPGELSKHAISEGTKAVTKYSSSK; this is translated from the exons ATGGCTCCTAAATCCGTCGCTTCCAAAGCTCCTGCTTCTCAAGCCTCCAAGGCTCCCGCTGCCGCTTCCAAAGCTCCCGCCAAG GCCGCTAAGACCTCTGCTCCcgctaaagaaggtggtaagaagAGATCCAAGAAGAGGGTCGAATCTTACTCTTCATACATCTACAAGGTCCTCAAGCAAGTTCACCCCGACACTGGTATCTC AAACAAAGCTATGGCTATCTTAAACTCTTTCGtttctgatatcttcgaGCGAATCGCATCTGAAGCTTCCAAACTCGCTTCATACAACCACCGATCAACCATCTCTTCTCGAGAAATCCAAACCGCCGTGCGACTTATCCTCCCTGGAGAACTTTCCAAACACGCCATCTCTGAAGGTACCAAAGCCGTCACCAAATACTCTTCATCCAAATAG
- a CDS encoding histone H2A, with protein MSSGGKGKSSSETKSSSRSSKAGLQFPVGRIHRLLKKGNYAQRVGSGAPVYLAAVLEYLAAEILELAGNAARDNKKSRIVPRHLQLAVRNDEELNKLLGSVVISQGGVLPHIMAELLPAKTKGKGAKASQEV; from the exons atgtcttcaggtggtaaaggaaaatcttcttcagagACCAAGTCTTCTTCCCGATCATCCAAGGCCGGACTTCAAT TCCCCGTCGGTCGTATCCACAGACTCTTGAAGAAAGGTAACTACGCTCAACGAGTTGGTTCCGGTGCTCCCGTCTACCTCGCTGCTGTCCTTGAGT ACCTCGCCGCTGAGATCCTTGAATTGGCCGGTAACGCTGCTCGAGACAACAAGAAGTCTCGTATCGTACCTAGACATTTACAACTTGCCGTCCGAAACGATGAGGAGCTCAACAAACTTCTCGGATCAGTAGTCATCTCTCAAGGTGGTGTTCTTCCCCACATCATGGCTGAACTCCTCCCCGCCAAGACCAAAGGAAAGGGTGCTAAAGCTTCTCAAGAAGTATAA